CCGGGAACGAAGGTCGCGTCAACGGGAATGAAGCACGCGGCGCCGGTCCGGCTGCGTGAACTGTTCAGAACGAGGACCGGGCCGGGCTCGACGATGGTGCGGCCAATGGGTTCCGGCTCTCGCTGCGCTCGGCCGGAATGACGGAGGCGGTGCAGTCGCGCCGACGCGCGGTTGCGTTGATACACTTCTTCATCGCCACGCTGCGGAAATCCGCCCTGGCCATTGTCAAAAAACACTCCCTTGCGGGAGGTGGGAAGCGGGGCGCCGGGTCGGTGCCTCATGCTATTCTGATACTGGCGCCTTCCGGGCGCCCCGCCGGTGTTCTTGCCCCGGACCGACCTCGCCGTCCTTCGCGACGGCAGACTTCGGACCTCGAAGCCGCCATTTTCGGCGGCCGGGTTTTTCCAGGGCCCGGACTTAGGGCTCGTCACCAGACAGCGCCACCGTTAGCGCTGCCAGTCCGGCACCGGCGCCCTCCCTGATACCCGGTGCGCACCAGGTTCCCGTGAGGGCGATGGGCCGATTGTCGTGCAAACCCCGAACGTGTGGGCAAATCTAGACGTGGTTTCTTGCGCAGTTTTCGGCAAGCGACTGAACAGGCGAGGTTCTTTCTTTGGACTTGCGCGCACCGCCGCGCATTCAATCCACATCCTGCACCGCTCCGGCGCATCGGCGTTCCGGCATGGATTCCCGACACGCTCCGCTCCCTGCGGTCGCTCACGCGGTCGGGAATGACGAATGTTCTGAAACGCTTTCGTCAATCGCCAACGGCTTTGAGAGTAGCTGTCGTTCGCGTCGGTTTCGATGACCGCCGTTGTTCACACCAACGGTTTTAGGGATCGCTGTTGTTCGCAGCGCCCCTGATGCAAAGCCGGGCATGGACAATCGGCGAGACCATCCACGCGTCTCGTCATTCCCGACCGCGTGAGCGACCGCAGGGAGCGGAGCGTGTCGGGAATCCATGCCGGAACGCTGGAGAAACCGCCAGCGACGCAGAACCACATATCGGCCGCGCGGAAACAGCTGCCGACGGCTCAGAACAAACAAAAAGGCGGAACGCGGGCCCGAAGCCGGCGGAACGGTGACGAAGATAGCGGCGGTTCGAGGCCGGCGGGGATACGCAACACGCAGGTCGACGGCGGCTGAGCGCGCGGCTCGACGGCGGCGTGCGGCAACGCGGAGCCCGCCGAAAAGAAAAAGGCGTCGCACCGGGCGACGCCTTTCTTGTTTCGCAGACCTTCGGTCCGCCGTGCGGACGGACTTAACCGACCTGCTCGTCCCAGCCGGAGATGGCCTTGACCTCGAGGAAATCCTCAAGACCCCATTTGCCGCCCTCGCGACCGAGGCCGGACGCCTTGTAGCCGCCGAAGGGGCTGCCATAAGGACGGTCGGCGCCGTTGATCTGCACCATGCCAGCGCGGATGCGGCGTGCAACACGCTGCGCCTTGACCTTGTCCTGGGTCTGCACATAGCCGGAAAGGCCGTAGGGCGTATCGTTGGCGATGGCGATGGCATCGTCTTCGGAATCGAACGGGATCATCGCCAGCACCGGCCCGAAAATCTCCTCGCGGGCGATGGTCATGTCGTTGTTAACGTCGGCGAAGACGGTCGGGCGGACATAATAGCCGCGGTTGAAGCCTTCCGGACGGCCGAGGCCACCGGCGACGACACGCGCGCCTTCCTTGATGCCGGCCTCGATCAGGCTCTGCACCTTGTTGAACTGCACTTCCGAGGAAAGCGGCCCGATATGGTCGCCATCCTCCGCCGGATTGCCGACCTTGACGGTGGCGGCATAGTCGGCGGCGAGGCTGACGGCGCGGTCATAGACCGGGCGCTCGACCAGCATGCGTGTCGGCGCGTTGCAGGACTGGCCGGTGTTCTCGAAGCAATGGGCAAGGCCGCGCGCGATCGCGTCGGGAAGGTCGCTATCGGCGAAGACGATATTGGGCGACTTGCCGCCGAGTTCCAGCGCGACGCGCTTGATGCTTTCCGAGGCCGATTTGGCAACCGCGATGCCGGCGCGCGTCGAGCCGGTGAAGGACATCATGTCGATGCCCGGATGACGCGACATCGCCTCGCCAACCCCGGGGCCGTCGCCATTGACCATGTTGAACACACCGGCCGGGAAGCCGGCGTCCTCCATCATCTCGGCAAAGACGATGGACGAGATCGGCGCGATTTCCGACGGCTTCAGCACCACCGTGCAGCCGGCGGCGATGGCCGGCACCACCTTCAGCGTGACCTGGTTCATCGGCCAGTTCCACGGCGTGATCAGGCCGCAGACGCCGATCGGCTCGTAGACGATGTGCTCCTGCTTGTCGCGCTCGGAGAGCGGCGTCTCGAAATGGAAATCCTTCAGGGTGCGGATGAAGGCCTTGATGTGGCCGGCACCGCAGGCGGCCTGCGATTCCAGCGCCAGCTTGATCGGCGCGCCCATCTCGTCGGAGATGGCCTTGGCCATGTCGTTCATGCGCTTGTTATAGGAAACGAGCAGGCGCTCAAGCGCTGCCAGGCGTTCCTCGCGGCTGGTGCGGCTCCAGCCGTCGAAGGCGCGCCGCGCGGCCGCGACGGCCTTGTCGACATCGGCGGCCGAACCCAGCGAGATGACCGCGAAGGGTTGCTCGTCGGCCGGATTGGTCACCTCCAGCTCCCGCGGCGCCGCCGGCGCGACCCATTTGCCGTCGATGAAGAAATCCGTCTTGCGCAGCATGATGTTCTCCCTGTTGGCGGCCGTTGTAACAGCCGGCCCGCCGGTGGCGGGCGATGAAACCGACCCGTTTTTTAGAGCCTATCGACAAAGTTCTAGCCTTGCCAGACGGGCCTGCTCAAGCCTCAGCGGCGGGAGGCGCGTGAGGCCAGAGGCGGGTAAGGAATGGCCCTTCAAGCCCCGTACAGACGCCTTTTGGGGCACCGGGCGTTGACGATGCGTCTACCAGGCTATGAACGCCGGCTTAGTATTTTTTTCCATATCGCCCAGGCGTGAATTCATCTATCTATTTGAAATTAAAGGATTAAGTAAAAAGGATGGAATCCGACCGCGAAATTTCAAGGGGCGTTTTCTTGATCCACGCGGAACAATTTCGTGATTGGAAAGTCGACTGGGCCGCTCCCAGATATGCCCTGTCCGAACGACGCGAATTCCTCCCAAGAACACGCCGCATGACGGACAGAACTTTGAAATTCGGAGTACGAAAATGAAAAAGATTGCTCTTGCTACTGCTGCTCTCCTGGTTGCCGCTGGTTCGGCTTTCGCTGGCAGCGACAACTTCAACGCCTATGCCGGCTCGAACCCGCATGCCACGGTCGACTCTTCCTACACCGCTTCGGTGAAGGGTGGTTCGGTGTCGCACGACGCCAGCATCAAGGACGTCAAGCCGATCACCGACGGTGCTCCGCGCCTCGGCGGCAACAGCTAAGTTACGGCTGATACGGCCGTCGGCTCGCGCCGACTGCCGGTACCAAAAAGCGGTGGGCTTGCCCGCCGCTTTTTTGCGTCTGGGACATGCCGCCATGAAGCATCCCCGCCGCACGCTTTCCAATCGACATCGCTGCCCTTGCGACGCTCCCTATATAGAGAGTTCCTTAGAGAGCGGCGCGTCCTCCCGAACAGGCACCCACCAGGCCGGATCAGCCGTGCGCTCGGCATGACCGGGCGTCCCTGCCCGTTCTCTAAAAACCGCCCATAAACCCGCAGATTGGTCACCGTTCGTTGACGGTGCGTTCAGACCGTCCTGAACGCCGGCTCATTATGCCGGACCGACCGCCGCGACCGTGACAATGCAAGATATTGAAATTGCTACAAAATAATAAGGTCATATGTCATGCTTACGAAACTTCAAGGGACAATTTCGCATGGCTGATAAACATTCTTGTGATTGGAACCTTTCACCCCCCAAACCCATTTCAGTGTTGTCCGAACGACGCGAGTTACCTCCCAAGACCACGACGCTTGACGGACGCAACATTGAGATTTGGAGTACGAAAATGAAGACGATCGCTCTTACCGCCGCTGCCCTCCTGGTTGCCGCCGGCTCTGCCTTTGCGAATGGCAGCGACCACTATGGTTCGAACTACACCTATTCGAACGTTGACAGCTCCTACACCGCTTCGACCCAGAAGGGTTCGGCTGTTTCCCATGATCTGGGCGCGACCGTGAAGCCGGTCACCGATGGCGCTCCGCGTCTCGGCGGCAACAGCTAATAGCCAAAAGACTGGGCCGTCGGCTTTGCCGACGGCGGTGAAAAAAGCGGTGGGCTTGCCCACCGCTTTTCTCGTTTCAGGACACCCGTGTCCCCGCCCCTTTTTCCGGTTGCCGGCTGCCCCAAACCAAACCGCGAAACAACGTTCAGCCAGCGGCGACACTGCGGTCGGCTCTGGTGAACGCCAGGCGGTATCTTTCGCGAGACGCGACCGCACCACACCCATAACACACTGTAAAATATTGGTTATTTCCGCCTTTCGTATCGGCCCGATCAAATTTCAAGGGGCATTTTCACACGACGCATGAACATTCTTGTGATTGGAACCTTTAGGGGCCCATCGCCATTTCCTTGATATCCGAACGACGCGATTACCTCCCAAGAACCACGCCGATTGACGGATGGAAAACCGAACCTTGGAGTTACGAAAATGAGAACGATTGCCCTTACCGCCGCCGCCCTTCTGGTCACCGCCGGTGCCGCCTTTGCAGGCAGCGACAATTTCGACGCCTATGCCGGTTCGAGCCCCTATGCGGCCACGGCAAAGGTCGACACGCTGCCCACCGCCTCGATCCGCCAGCATGACGCAACGCTGCAGTGGCTGAATGGCGACCGGCAGACCTCCGCCGACAAGGCAGCCCAGGCGGCCATCGACTACCGCGTCAATAATTTTGGCAACCGCTAAGCGCGGCTGACTACGGACTGCGAAAAGCGGCGGGCTTGCCCGCCGCTTTTGATTTTCCACGAGACCGCATAGCCGACTGCCCGCCGGCATCTCCCGCCGTCCGCCAGCCGAGCGCCGGATGCCATTTCCCGGCGACGCTCATCCTCCGAAATATCGACCGTGCAAAAACCGGTTGCAATTTGAAATCTGTCGCTCTATAAACCAGTTGCAAATTGCAATTGGTTTTGGAGGATTTTGCAATGTCCAAGCTGGTCGTGCGCGCATTCTCGATATCGGTCGACGGTTACGGCGCCGGGCCGAACCAGAGCCTGGAAAACCCGCTCGGCGAAAACGGCATGAAACTGCACGAGTGGTTTTTCGACACCCCCACCTTCAAGGCAATTCACGGCGGGAGCGGCGGACAGATGAGTTCCGACGAAGACTTCGCCGCGCGCAGCTTCGACAATCTCGGCGCCTGGATCCTCGGCCGCAACATGTTCGGCCCGGTGCGCGGCCCCTGGCCGGACGAGGACTGGAAAGGCTGGTGGGGCACCAACCCGCCTTATCATGTGCCGGTCTTCGTGCTGACGAACTACGCCCGCGCGCCGCTCACCATGGAAGGCGGCACCGTCTTCCATTTCGTCACCGACGGTTTCGAGGCAGCGCTTGCCAAAGCGAAGGAAGCGGCACAGGGCAAGGACATTCGCGTCGGCGGTGGCGTGTCGACGCTGAAGCAATATCTCAAGGCCCGGCTGATCGACAACCTGCATCTCGCCGTCGCGCCGGTGCTGCTGGGCTCCGGCGAAAACCTGTTCTCGGGCATCGACTTCGCGGCGCTGGGCTACCGCATCACCGAGCGGGTGCCGACGGAAAAGGCGGTGCATCTGACCGTCGTGCGCGACGACTGACTTTCATCGCCGCAACATCAAGGTCTTTCGAAACGAAGAGGGACCGCGAAACAGAAAGAGGGCCTAGCGGCCCTCTTTTTCGTCTCCAGCGGTGCCGTCTCCGGCAGCCTCTTTTGGTATCGTGCCTCAGGCGGCCTTGGCGGTCGCCTCATAATGGGCGAAGGAACGGCCGTCGGCGTCGAAGATATGCAGATCTTCGGCATTGGCGGTGAGCTTCAGCACGCTGCCGCGCTGGACGGCGACGTTGCCCGGCAGCTTGGCGGTCAGCGGCTGGTCGGCGCGGCCGATGTCGATATAGACGAGCTGAACCTCGCCGAGTTGCTCGACATAATCGACCTTGCCTTCGAACAGATAATCGGCGCCGGTGGCGACGAAGAGATCCTCGGGGCGCACGCCGAAGGAGACGGAAGTGCCCTGCGCGCTGGCGGGCGTGGCGATCGGCACCGATGCCTTGCGGCCGCCGAGATGGCTGATCGTGGTCGAGCTGCCCGTCTTGTCCACGGTTCCCGGCAGGATGTTCATGGCCGGAGAGCCGATGAACTGGGCGACGAAAAGATTGCCGGGCTTCCGGTAGAGATCCATCGGCGTGCCGACCTGCTCGATATGCCCGTCCTTCAAAACGACGATGCGATCGGCCAGCGTCATCGCCTCGACCTGGTCGTGGGTGACGTAAATCATCGTGGTGTTGGGCATCGATTCCTTCAGCTTGGCGATCTCGATGCGGGTGGCGACGCGCAGTGCGGCGTCAAGGTTCGACAACGGCTCGTCGAACAGGAAGACCTTGGGATTGCGCACGATGGCGCGGCCGATGGCGACGCGCTGGCGCTGGCCGCCCGACATCGCCTTGGGCAGACGGTCGAGATATTTGGTCAGCTGCAGGATTTCAGCCGCCTGCTTCACGCGGCGGTCGATCTCGGCCTTGTTCTCCTTGGCGATCTTCATGCCGAAGGCCATGTTGTCGTAGACGGTCATGTGCGGATAGAGCGCGTAGGACTGGAAGACCATGGCGATGCCGCGCTTCGAAGGCGGCACGTCGTTGACCCGCTCGCCAGCAATGCTGAGATCGCCCGAGGTGATCTCCTCCAGGCCGGCGATGGAGCGCAGCAAGGTGGACTTGCCGCAACCCGACGGGCCGACGAAAACAATGAACTCGCCCGATTTGATGTCGAGGTCGATGCCATGAAGAATGTGAATGTTGCCGTAGGACTTCTTCACCTGCCTCAGCGTCAGATCGGCCATTATTTCCTCCCGTTCAGTTCATTTCCACTCAGGCGACACGCCCGAACCACGCACCATAGC
The genomic region above belongs to Mesorhizobium terrae and contains:
- a CDS encoding aldehyde dehydrogenase family protein, with translation MLRKTDFFIDGKWVAPAAPRELEVTNPADEQPFAVISLGSAADVDKAVAAARRAFDGWSRTSREERLAALERLLVSYNKRMNDMAKAISDEMGAPIKLALESQAACGAGHIKAFIRTLKDFHFETPLSERDKQEHIVYEPIGVCGLITPWNWPMNQVTLKVVPAIAAGCTVVLKPSEIAPISSIVFAEMMEDAGFPAGVFNMVNGDGPGVGEAMSRHPGIDMMSFTGSTRAGIAVAKSASESIKRVALELGGKSPNIVFADSDLPDAIARGLAHCFENTGQSCNAPTRMLVERPVYDRAVSLAADYAATVKVGNPAEDGDHIGPLSSEVQFNKVQSLIEAGIKEGARVVAGGLGRPEGFNRGYYVRPTVFADVNNDMTIAREEIFGPVLAMIPFDSEDDAIAIANDTPYGLSGYVQTQDKVKAQRVARRIRAGMVQINGADRPYGSPFGGYKASGLGREGGKWGLEDFLEVKAISGWDEQVG
- a CDS encoding DUF680 domain-containing protein, which encodes MKKIALATAALLVAAGSAFAGSDNFNAYAGSNPHATVDSSYTASVKGGSVSHDASIKDVKPITDGAPRLGGNS
- a CDS encoding DUF680 domain-containing protein, which gives rise to MKTIALTAAALLVAAGSAFANGSDHYGSNYTYSNVDSSYTASTQKGSAVSHDLGATVKPVTDGAPRLGGNS
- a CDS encoding DUF680 domain-containing protein; the encoded protein is MRTIALTAAALLVTAGAAFAGSDNFDAYAGSSPYAATAKVDTLPTASIRQHDATLQWLNGDRQTSADKAAQAAIDYRVNNFGNR
- a CDS encoding dihydrofolate reductase family protein: MSKLVVRAFSISVDGYGAGPNQSLENPLGENGMKLHEWFFDTPTFKAIHGGSGGQMSSDEDFAARSFDNLGAWILGRNMFGPVRGPWPDEDWKGWWGTNPPYHVPVFVLTNYARAPLTMEGGTVFHFVTDGFEAALAKAKEAAQGKDIRVGGGVSTLKQYLKARLIDNLHLAVAPVLLGSGENLFSGIDFAALGYRITERVPTEKAVHLTVVRDD
- a CDS encoding ABC transporter ATP-binding protein, with translation MADLTLRQVKKSYGNIHILHGIDLDIKSGEFIVFVGPSGCGKSTLLRSIAGLEEITSGDLSIAGERVNDVPPSKRGIAMVFQSYALYPHMTVYDNMAFGMKIAKENKAEIDRRVKQAAEILQLTKYLDRLPKAMSGGQRQRVAIGRAIVRNPKVFLFDEPLSNLDAALRVATRIEIAKLKESMPNTTMIYVTHDQVEAMTLADRIVVLKDGHIEQVGTPMDLYRKPGNLFVAQFIGSPAMNILPGTVDKTGSSTTISHLGGRKASVPIATPASAQGTSVSFGVRPEDLFVATGADYLFEGKVDYVEQLGEVQLVYIDIGRADQPLTAKLPGNVAVQRGSVLKLTANAEDLHIFDADGRSFAHYEATAKAA